The Hymenobacter sp. GOD-10R genome includes a window with the following:
- a CDS encoding P27 family phage terminase small subunit → MAGGRPNKPTILKKLGGTAQPCRTNDLEPVPEVGLPMAPDWLSEKAREYWQQIGDVLLSMKLVTVADGPAMMLLCDVLAEWAEARQFVLSNGMTYSTYTKQGDEMHRPLGIARAKTRLRIC, encoded by the coding sequence ATGGCTGGAGGTCGCCCCAATAAACCCACCATTTTAAAAAAGCTCGGCGGTACGGCGCAACCGTGCCGCACGAACGACCTGGAGCCCGTGCCCGAGGTCGGACTACCGATGGCGCCCGATTGGCTTAGCGAGAAAGCCCGCGAATACTGGCAGCAAATTGGCGATGTCTTGCTGAGCATGAAGCTGGTAACGGTCGCCGATGGCCCGGCCATGATGCTGCTCTGTGATGTGCTGGCCGAGTGGGCGGAAGCCCGGCAGTTCGTGCTCAGCAACGGCATGACGTACTCGACTTACACCAAGCAGGGCGACGAAATGCACCGGCCCTTGGGGATAGCGAGAGCAAAGACCCGTTTGCGGATATGTTGA